Proteins encoded within one genomic window of Oryza glaberrima chromosome 12, OglaRS2, whole genome shotgun sequence:
- the LOC127757605 gene encoding AAA-ATPase At5g40000-like, which yields MALSVEKWVGFGSAMAGVGLLWSRMPEHVHEEARHIIGSLVPMVMSYFNPYEQITVSEYGEERFRRNKMFDAVSTYLISACLESASKLKAELGGNNSSDDPRVILDENQEVVDCFEGARMWWKLCPKVSKNRGGTIISMMPGDTDEPRCYRLVFHKRHRQLVLKTYLPGIIRQWRELTAKDRQMLLFTNHSKQGENMWTSVPYNPPATFNMLAMNHAKKVEIMDDLRAFQKGKGYHSKVGKAWKRGYLLHGPPGTGKTTMIGAMAKFLDYDVYDLDLTSVQNNADLRKLFLDTTDKSIIVIEDIDAIEVELTTNRSGKKAANGDDKHVVIEVSNKNHDKRKVTLSGLLNFIDGLWSACGSERIFVFTTNHVDHLDPALTRRGRMDMDIEMSYCQFEAFKMLAKNYLNITEHSLFSEIEGLLSETNTTPADVADKLMPRNGEIGPLLDEIDEEPVDRDSIMLRYNRKRHADERLESLVETLIMKRAKMNSATTPMEEAKEEQPNAEES from the coding sequence ATGGCGTTATCTGTGGAGAAGTGGGTAGGTTTCGGGTCAGCCATGGCTGGCGTCGGCTTGCTTTGGTCCCGAATGCCGGAGCACGTCCATGAGGAGGCTAGGCACATCATCGGTAGCTTGGTCCCCATGGTGATGTCCTACTTTAACCCCTACGAGCAGATCACCGTGTCCGAGTACGGCGAAGAGCGGTTCCGGCGGAACAAGATGTTCGACGCCGTCTCCACCTACCTGATCAGCGCGTGCTTGGAGAGCGCAAGCAAGCTCAAAGCCGAGCTGGGGGGCAACAACAGTAGCGACGACCCGCGTGTGATTCTAGACGAGAACCAGGAGGTCGTCGACTGCTTCGAGGGTGCCCGCATGTGGTGGAAGCTGTGCCCCAAGGTCTCCAAGAACAGGGGGGGCACCATCATTAGCATGATGCCCGGGGACACGGACGAGCCGCGGTGCTACAGGCTGGTGTTCCACAAGCGCCACCGCCAGCTCGTGCTAAAGACCTACCTGCCCGGCATCATCCGGCAGTGGCGCGAGCTAACCGCCAAGGACCGGCAGATGCTGCTGTTCACCAACCACTCCAAACAAGGGGAGAACATGTGGACCAGTGTCCCATACAATCCCCCGGCGACGTTCAACATGCTCGCCATGAACCATGCCAAGAAGGTTGAGATCATGGACGATCTCAGGGCGTTCCAGAAGGGGAAGGGGTACCACTCCAAGGTCGGCAAGGCGTGGAAGCGGGGCTACCTTCTACACGGGCCACCGGGCACGGGCAAGACCACCATGATCGGGGCTATGGCCAAATTCCTCGACTACGATGTCTACGACCTCGACTTAACATCCGTCCAAAACAATGCCGACCTGCGGAAGCTCTTCCTTGATACGACCGACAAATCCATCATCGTTATTGAGGACATCGACGCGATCGAGGTCGAGCTCACAACCAACCGCAGTGGCAAGAAGGCAGCCAACGGCGACGACAAACATGTGGTGATAGAGGTGTCCAACAAGAATCACGACAAAAGAAAAGTGACACTGTCGGGGCTGCTCAACTTCATCGACGGGCTGTGGTCGGCGTGCGGCAGTGAACGAATCTTCGTGTTTACAACGAACCACGTTGACCACCTCGACCCGGCGCTGACCCGGCGTGGAAGGATGGATATGGACATCGAGATGTCCTACTGCCAGTTCGAGGCCTTCAAGATGCTCGCCAAGAACTACCTAAACATCACCGAGCACTCACTATTCAGTGAAATTGAGGGACTGCTGAGCGAGACCAACACCACTCCGGCAGACGTGGCCGATAAACTCATGCCGAGGAACGGTGAAATCGGTCCACTGCTCGACGAGATCGACGAGGAACCGGTCGATCGTGATAGCATCATGCTGCGCTACAACCGGAAGAGACATGCTGACGAACGCTTGGAAAGTTTAGTGGAAACACTGATCATGAAGAGGGCCAAGATGAATTCCGCAACAACTCCTATGGAAGAGGCCAAAGAGGAACAACCTAACGCAGAAGAAAGCTAG